One stretch of Rhodospirillaceae bacterium DNA includes these proteins:
- a CDS encoding LysR family transcriptional regulator — MSYHLPPLPWLRAFEAAARRGSFAAAAGELALTSAAVSYQVRALESQLGYPLFERLPRGLRVTDMGKAYLVPVRQAFSELSISTLSIFGPVGETILNIRVPVSFAVLWLTPRLSGFARAHPGIRIRLFSAIWADALPADKTDVDIRFGHGNWPGSAAQLLVNDPIVLVTAPHSTITSARDIASAELIQIMGVESDWLHLYEAAGLRLPPAGAGITVDTSLAALELVAAGHGAALVLARFAAAYEKAGRVRRVPGIELPQDQSHYLLTPNSLDAPRAEAALFADWLRQQLLEEAATRSPISISPGPGAKKLAGHRRSSHGP, encoded by the coding sequence ATGTCCTACCACCTGCCGCCTTTGCCCTGGTTGCGCGCCTTCGAGGCGGCGGCGCGCCGTGGCTCCTTCGCGGCGGCGGCGGGGGAGTTGGCGCTGACCTCGGCGGCGGTGAGCTATCAGGTACGGGCGCTGGAGAGCCAATTGGGCTATCCGCTGTTCGAGCGGCTGCCGCGGGGGCTGCGCGTGACCGACATGGGCAAGGCCTATCTGGTGCCGGTGCGCCAGGCCTTCAGCGAACTCTCGATTTCGACGCTCTCCATCTTCGGGCCGGTGGGTGAGACGATCCTCAATATCCGCGTACCGGTCTCCTTTGCGGTGCTGTGGCTGACGCCGCGCCTGAGCGGGTTCGCGCGGGCGCATCCCGGCATCCGCATCCGCCTCTTCTCGGCGATCTGGGCGGATGCGCTGCCGGCCGACAAGACCGATGTCGATATCCGGTTCGGCCATGGCAATTGGCCGGGCAGTGCCGCGCAATTGCTGGTCAACGATCCCATCGTGCTGGTGACGGCGCCGCATTCGACGATCACGAGCGCCCGCGACATCGCCAGCGCCGAGCTCATCCAGATCATGGGTGTCGAGAGCGATTGGCTGCATCTCTATGAAGCGGCCGGGCTCCGCCTGCCGCCGGCCGGCGCCGGCATCACGGTCGATACCAGCCTTGCCGCCCTGGAACTGGTGGCTGCCGGCCATGGTGCCGCGCTGGTGCTGGCGCGCTTTGCCGCCGCCTATGAGAAGGCCGGCCGGGTGCGCCGGGTGCCTGGCATCGAACTGCCGCAGGACCAGTCGCATTACCTGCTGACGCCCAACAGCCTCGATGCGCCGCGCGCCGAGGCAGCGCTCTTTGCCGATTGGCTGCGCCAGCAATTGCTGGAAGAGGCCGCCACCAGATCGCCGATTTCCATTTCACCAGGGCCGGGCGCGAAGAAGCTGGCCGGTCACCGACGGAGTTCCCATGGACCATAA
- a CDS encoding ABC transporter substrate-binding protein has product MTKLAAKGKMSRRDFVQLAMGAGISAAMAQTMFVKAARAEPKKGGKFRMALGSGSTTDTLDPATFPDTFNGVFGWGSTRSSLTEVTPKGEIISDVAESFEASPDAKTWVFTLRKGVEFHSGKSFDSEDVVVSLNHHRSEDSKSAAKSLLATVKDIKADGKDKVVVTLSDGNADFPFVVSDYHLAMMPAKDGKADWQSGIGTGPYAMTGFDPGVRATGKRFANYHRETYFDEIEIQSISDVVARSNALTSGDVDYIDRVDLKTVDRMAGGGNVDISEVSGFAHYVAPMNCTMAPFDNKDVRLALKYAIDREEIVKKVLRGHGSAGNDNPIAAGLPFAKDPAVKHSFDPDKAKFHLKQAGLDTLKVDLSASDAAFAGAMDAAQLMKESAARCGIDINVIREAEDAYWDSVWMKKAWCLSYWSGRPTPDLMFTTAYAADAAWNDSFWKNDRFNELLVAARAELDQAKRATMYAEMQDLVAEDGGVMVLMFYNYMNACAKTVAHADLVAPNWDVDGMKITQRWWFA; this is encoded by the coding sequence ATGACCAAGTTGGCGGCGAAGGGAAAAATGTCGCGCCGCGATTTCGTGCAGCTGGCCATGGGTGCCGGCATCAGCGCCGCCATGGCACAGACCATGTTCGTGAAGGCGGCGCGCGCCGAACCCAAGAAGGGCGGCAAGTTCCGCATGGCCCTGGGGTCCGGCTCAACCACCGACACGCTCGACCCCGCGACCTTCCCCGACACCTTCAACGGCGTCTTCGGCTGGGGCTCGACCCGCTCCAGCCTCACCGAGGTGACGCCCAAGGGCGAGATCATCTCCGACGTCGCCGAAAGCTTCGAAGCCTCGCCCGATGCCAAGACCTGGGTCTTCACCTTGCGCAAGGGCGTCGAATTCCATTCCGGCAAATCGTTCGATTCCGAGGATGTCGTGGTCTCGCTCAACCATCACCGCAGCGAGGACTCGAAATCGGCCGCGAAATCCCTGCTGGCCACCGTCAAGGACATCAAGGCCGACGGCAAGGACAAGGTGGTCGTGACCCTGAGCGACGGCAATGCCGATTTCCCCTTCGTCGTCTCCGACTATCATCTCGCGATGATGCCGGCCAAGGACGGCAAGGCGGACTGGCAATCGGGCATCGGCACCGGCCCCTATGCCATGACCGGGTTTGACCCCGGCGTGCGGGCGACCGGCAAGCGCTTTGCCAACTACCACCGCGAAACCTATTTCGACGAGATCGAAATCCAGTCGATTTCCGACGTGGTGGCGCGCAGCAATGCGCTCACCTCAGGCGATGTCGATTATATCGACCGCGTCGATCTCAAGACCGTCGACCGCATGGCCGGCGGCGGCAATGTCGACATTTCCGAAGTCAGCGGCTTTGCCCATTACGTGGCGCCGATGAACTGCACCATGGCGCCGTTCGACAACAAGGATGTCCGCCTCGCCCTCAAATACGCGATCGACCGCGAGGAGATCGTGAAGAAGGTTTTGCGCGGCCATGGCTCGGCCGGCAACGACAACCCGATCGCCGCGGGCCTGCCCTTCGCCAAGGACCCGGCGGTGAAGCACAGCTTCGATCCCGACAAGGCTAAGTTCCACCTGAAGCAGGCCGGACTCGACACGCTCAAGGTCGATCTCTCGGCCTCGGACGCGGCCTTTGCCGGCGCCATGGACGCCGCCCAGCTGATGAAGGAATCGGCCGCCAGATGCGGCATCGACATCAACGTCATCCGCGAGGCCGAGGACGCCTATTGGGACAGTGTCTGGATGAAGAAGGCCTGGTGCCTCTCCTACTGGTCGGGCCGCCCGACCCCGGACCTCATGTTCACGACGGCCTATGCGGCCGACGCTGCCTGGAACGACAGCTTCTGGAAGAACGACCGCTTCAACGAGCTGCTGGTGGCGGCCCGGGCCGAACTGGACCAGGCCAAGCGCGCCACCATGTATGCCGAAATGCAGGATCTGGTCGCCGAGGATGGCGGCGTCATGGTCCTGATGTTCTATAATTACATGAATGCATGCGCTAAAACCGTTGCACATGCCGATTTGGTCGCGCCAAACTGGGATGTCGACGGCATGAAGATCACCCAGCGCTGGTGGTTTGCCTAG
- a CDS encoding mandelate racemase/muconate lactonizing enzyme family protein, producing MKIAGLKTFVVGNPPPSFGGQYFIFVKLVTADGIAGVGEVYGTAFGPKVMVAAIEDVYQRYVEGMDPFHIEKLWRLVYGSGYTLRPDVTAMSVLSAIEIALWDIKGKATGKPVYELLGGKVHDRLRSYTYIYPDTAKGQDSSIYWNAEASAERAAHYVKMGFTGIKFDPAAPYSPFDPRQPSLESMDLCEKFCKLIREAVGSKADLLFGTHGQFTTAGAIRFAQRLEKYQPLWFEEPTPPEKPEDMALVARGTSIPIATGERLVTKYEFARVLENRAASILQMQVGRVGGLLEAKKITTMAESYYAQIAPHLYAGPVIGMANVHLAACSPNFLILESIETWGGFHGKIIKKPVQWEAGYVIPPTEPGLGIELDEDVARAHPYTGSNLHLEMTNRVIQ from the coding sequence ATGAAAATCGCCGGTCTCAAAACCTTCGTCGTCGGCAATCCGCCGCCCTCTTTCGGCGGCCAGTACTTCATCTTCGTGAAGCTCGTCACCGCTGACGGCATCGCGGGGGTGGGTGAAGTCTATGGCACCGCCTTCGGCCCCAAGGTCATGGTGGCGGCGATCGAGGATGTCTATCAGCGCTATGTCGAGGGCATGGACCCCTTTCATATCGAGAAGCTCTGGCGCCTCGTCTATGGCTCGGGCTACACGCTGCGTCCCGATGTAACGGCGATGAGCGTCCTCTCCGCGATCGAGATCGCGCTCTGGGACATCAAGGGCAAGGCCACCGGCAAGCCGGTCTATGAACTCTTGGGCGGCAAGGTGCACGATCGCCTGCGCTCCTACACCTATATCTATCCCGACACGGCAAAGGGCCAGGACAGTTCCATCTACTGGAATGCCGAGGCCTCCGCCGAGCGCGCCGCCCATTATGTCAAGATGGGCTTCACCGGCATCAAATTCGATCCGGCGGCACCCTATTCGCCCTTCGATCCCAGGCAGCCCTCGCTGGAATCGATGGATCTCTGCGAGAAGTTCTGCAAGCTCATCCGCGAGGCGGTGGGCTCCAAGGCCGATCTCCTTTTCGGCACGCATGGCCAGTTCACCACGGCCGGCGCCATCCGCTTTGCCCAGCGGCTGGAGAAGTATCAGCCGCTCTGGTTCGAGGAACCCACCCCGCCGGAAAAGCCCGAAGACATGGCCCTGGTCGCCCGCGGCACCAGCATCCCCATCGCCACCGGCGAACGCCTCGTCACCAAATACGAATTCGCCCGCGTGCTGGAAAACCGCGCTGCCTCGATCCTGCAGATGCAGGTCGGCCGCGTCGGCGGCCTGCTGGAAGCCAAGAAGATCACCACCATGGCGGAAAGCTATTACGCCCAGATCGCGCCGCATCTTTACGCGGGCCCGGTCATCGGCATGGCCAACGTCCATCTCGCCGCCTGCAGCCCCAATTTCCTGATTCTGGAAAGCATCGAGACCTGGGGCGGCTTCCACGGCAAGATCATCAAGAAGCCGGTGCAATGGGAAGCGGGCTACGTCATCCCGCCGACCGAGCCTGGCCTGGGGATCGAACTCGACGAAGACGTCGCCCGCGCACACCCCTATACGGGTAGCAATCTGCACCTGGAGATGACCAACCGGGTGATTCAATAA
- a CDS encoding NAD(P)-dependent oxidoreductase has protein sequence MRYGFIGLGNIGRYLAASLQRGGFSLTVHDLNEAAAKPLLDLGAVWASSPRAVAEACDTVITCLPSPSATQHVLADKDGVLAGLEEGGHWIEMGTLGREEILRFAEMAQQHGVRTMESPVTGGVHLAAQGAMTILAGGDKDMFDTHLPAFKAMGDKIFHMGPLGSAAVIKVITNMLAFIHLKAVGEALMLAKRGGLDLAQAYHAIAASSGNSFVHETEGQLVLSGSYDIDFSVDLALKDLGFAMGFGREFGVPLDLAAHTMQTYIQAREVYGGKAQSPMIIKLLEDALKTDLRAPGFPAKLY, from the coding sequence ATGCGTTACGGATTCATCGGTCTTGGGAATATCGGTCGATATCTCGCCGCAAGCCTGCAGCGTGGCGGCTTCTCCCTGACCGTCCATGATCTGAATGAGGCCGCTGCCAAGCCGCTGCTCGATCTCGGGGCCGTCTGGGCCAGCAGCCCGCGCGCCGTCGCGGAAGCCTGCGATACCGTCATCACTTGCCTGCCCAGCCCCAGTGCCACGCAACATGTCCTTGCCGACAAGGACGGAGTCCTGGCCGGCCTTGAAGAGGGCGGGCATTGGATCGAGATGGGGACCCTGGGGCGCGAAGAAATCCTGCGCTTTGCCGAAATGGCCCAACAGCACGGTGTCCGCACGATGGAATCGCCGGTGACAGGCGGCGTGCATCTGGCAGCCCAAGGCGCCATGACCATCCTCGCCGGCGGCGACAAGGACATGTTCGATACTCATTTGCCGGCCTTCAAGGCGATGGGCGACAAGATTTTCCATATGGGGCCATTGGGATCGGCGGCCGTGATCAAAGTGATCACCAATATGCTCGCCTTCATCCATCTCAAAGCCGTCGGCGAAGCGCTGATGCTGGCCAAGCGTGGTGGCCTTGACCTCGCCCAGGCCTATCACGCCATCGCGGCGAGCTCCGGCAACTCCTTCGTCCATGAAACCGAGGGTCAGCTTGTCCTCAGCGGCAGCTACGACATCGATTTCAGCGTCGATCTGGCTCTCAAGGATCTTGGCTTCGCCATGGGCTTCGGGCGCGAATTCGGTGTGCCGCTCGATCTTGCCGCACATACCATGCAGACCTACATCCAGGCGCGCGAAGTCTATGGCGGCAAGGCGCAATCACCGATGATCATCAAGTTGCTGGAAGACGCGCTCAAGACCGACCTGCGCGCGCCAGGTTTCCCGGCCAAGCTTTACTGA